The following proteins come from a genomic window of Polyangiaceae bacterium:
- a CDS encoding cytochrome b/b6 domain-containing protein produces the protein MTEPKRALVWDLPVRLFHWLLAGAFLGAFAIANLVDDESTLFAAHMWLGAIAAFMVVLRGVWGFIGSRYARFGSFALSPAALVRYVKGAAAGNDPPTPGHNPGSSFAALAIFVLMLGLAASGALMARAEVFEELHEALAWTLMGVVAIHVAGIVWHTIRHRENIALSMVDGHKRIAKGAAIESSHALAAVAFLGLTGLWAGALYDGYDAAGRQVTLPLLGVSVQLGEAEGAHAERGEHEEHEEHDDDDD, from the coding sequence ATGACCGAACCGAAGCGAGCGTTGGTGTGGGACCTTCCGGTCCGATTGTTTCATTGGCTTCTGGCCGGGGCGTTCCTGGGCGCCTTCGCCATCGCCAACCTGGTGGACGACGAGAGCACGCTGTTCGCGGCTCACATGTGGCTGGGCGCCATCGCCGCCTTCATGGTGGTGCTGCGCGGGGTGTGGGGCTTCATTGGCTCGCGCTACGCGCGCTTCGGTAGCTTTGCCCTGAGCCCGGCTGCCTTGGTCCGATACGTGAAAGGGGCGGCGGCGGGGAATGACCCGCCGACCCCGGGCCACAACCCCGGGTCCAGCTTTGCCGCGCTGGCCATCTTCGTGCTGATGCTGGGTCTGGCAGCGAGCGGCGCGCTGATGGCGCGCGCCGAGGTCTTCGAGGAGCTCCACGAAGCGCTGGCCTGGACCTTGATGGGAGTGGTCGCCATTCATGTGGCCGGCATCGTGTGGCACACCATCCGGCACCGAGAGAACATCGCGCTCAGCATGGTCGACGGGCACAAGCGGATAGCCAAGGGCGCGGCCATCGAGTCGTCCCACGCGCTGGCGGCGGTGGCGTTCCTCGGGCTCACCGGGCTCTGGGCCGGAGCCCTGTACGATGGGTACGACGCCGCGGGCCGTCAGGTGACGTTGCCGCTGTTGGGGGTCAGCGTTCAGCTCGGTGAGGCCGAAGGGGCGCACGCCGAGCGTGGCGAGCACGAAGAGCACGAAGAGCACGACGACGACGACGATTGA
- a CDS encoding ATP-sensitive inward rectifier potassium channel 10: MATEDKPKEPEDSSILVLGVRAHPLRDIYHLFLRVSWPTALGILSAIYLAINLVFALAYWRLGGVANARPGSFQDAFFFSVQTLATIGYGGLYPASRVANVLMTVESISGVFVTAIFTGLVFSKFSIATARIVFSRNMVITPRDGVPTLMLRIGNDRNDSVLDARVRCVVTRTTHTAEGETFYQLVDLPLVRDLAPVLFRSFVIMHCIDEQSPLFGLSAQGLAKEEIEVMVSVSGIDETTKGLVHAVHRYDHSDILFDHRFVDVLTERSDGRMVLDVRHFHDVEPL, from the coding sequence ATGGCGACGGAGGACAAGCCCAAGGAGCCCGAGGACAGCTCCATCCTGGTGCTCGGGGTGCGCGCGCACCCGCTGCGGGACATCTACCACCTCTTCTTGCGGGTCTCCTGGCCCACGGCGCTCGGGATCCTCAGCGCCATCTACCTCGCCATCAACCTGGTGTTCGCGCTGGCGTACTGGCGTCTCGGTGGCGTCGCCAACGCGCGGCCTGGGTCGTTTCAGGATGCGTTCTTCTTCAGCGTGCAGACACTGGCCACCATCGGCTACGGCGGTCTGTATCCCGCATCCCGCGTGGCCAACGTGCTCATGACGGTGGAGTCCATCAGCGGCGTGTTCGTGACGGCGATCTTCACGGGACTGGTCTTCAGCAAGTTCTCCATCGCGACGGCGCGCATCGTGTTCTCGCGGAACATGGTCATCACGCCGCGCGACGGCGTGCCCACGCTCATGCTGCGCATCGGCAACGATCGCAACGATTCGGTGCTCGACGCGCGGGTGCGATGCGTGGTGACGCGAACCACTCACACGGCAGAGGGCGAGACCTTCTACCAACTGGTGGACCTGCCGTTGGTGCGCGACTTGGCGCCCGTGCTGTTTCGCTCCTTCGTGATCATGCACTGCATCGACGAGCAGAGCCCGCTGTTCGGGCTTTCGGCCCAGGGGCTGGCCAAGGAAGAGATCGAGGTGATGGTGAGCGTGTCCGGCATCGACGAGACCACGAAGGGCTTGGTGCATGCCGTGCACCGTTACGATCACAGTGACATCCTGTTCGATCACCGCTTCGTGGACGTGCTGACGGAGCGCAGCGACGGCCGCATGGTGCTCGACGTGCGACACTTCCACGACGTGGAACCGCTGTAG